TTTCGAGCCGCAGCGTTGTTGGCTGCCCGGCTGCCCCCCTGTCACTTAGTTAGCTAAGCTCCAGGGTGCCAGCAGGTTGCCGCCTTGCTGCAACTCGAAAGCTATAGGGGGCACTCCCTCATCAAGAATTGATTCTTTTCGCTCACGCGCTTTTACACCAGCTTTTTTCAGGAGTTAGGCATGCTCACCTACGCTATTCGCAAAACCACGCTGTGCGTCGCGTTGACCCTGGCGGTCAGCACTCAGGCGCTGGCGGCGACCGAGATCCCGTTCTGGCATTCGATGGAAGGCGAACTGGGTAAGGAAGTGGATTCCCTGGCGGATCGCTTCAACCAGTCGCATAGCGACGTCAAGATTGTGCCGGTTTATAAAGGCAACTACGAACAGAGCCTGGCGGCGGGCATCGCCGCTTACCGCTCCGGCAAGGCGCCGGCGATCCTGCAGGTTTACGAGGTGGGCACTGCCACCATGATGGCCAGCAAGGCCATCAAACCGGTCTACGAAGTGTTTAAAGAGGCCGGCATCAACTTCGACGAGTCGGTGTTCGTGCCGACGGTAGCCGGCTATTACACCGACAACAAGAGCGGCCATCTGCTGTCTCAGCCATTCAACAGCTCCACGCCGGTGCTGTACTACAACAAAGACGCCTTCAAGAAGGCCGGCCTGAACCCGGACCAGCCGCCGAAAACCTGGCAGGAGCTGGCGGCGGATACCGCCAAGCTGCGTGAGGCCGGCATGAAGTGCGGCTACGCCAGCGGCTGGCAGGGCTGGATCCAGCTGGAGAACTTCAGCGCCTGGCACGGCGTGCCGTTCGCCAGCGAAAACAACGGGTTCGGCGGCACCAACGCCAAGCTGGAGTTCAACAAGCCGCTGCAGGTCAAGCACATCGAGCTGCTGGAGGCGATGAACAAGAAGGGCGACTTCACCTATTTCGGCCGCAAAGACGAATCCACCGAGAAGTTTTATAACGGCGACTGCGCCATCACCACCGCTTCTTCCGGTTCGCTGGCGGACATCAAGCACTACGCCAAATTCAACTACGGCGTCGGCATGATGCCATACGACGCCGACGCGAAAAACGCGCCGCAGAACGCCATCATCGGTGGGGCCAGCCTGTGGGTGATGAACGGCAAAGACGCCGCCACCTACAAGGGCGTGGCCGAGTTCCTGCAGTACCTGGCGCAGCCGGAAATCGCCGCCGAATGGCACCAGAAGACCGGCTATCTGCCGATCACCACCGCGGCTTACGATCTGACCAAGCAGCAGGGCTTCTACGACAAGAACCCGGGTGCCGACGTCGCCACTCGCCAGATGCTGAACAAGCCGCCGTTGCCGTTCACCAAGGGCCTGCGTCTGGGCAACATGCCGCAGATCCGCAGCGTGGTGGATGAGGAGCTGGAAGGCGTGTGGACCGGTAAGAAAACGCCTCAGCAGGCGTTGGACGCCGCCGTGCAGCGCGGTGACGCATTGCTGCGTCGTTTCGAAGCATCAACCAAGTAACCCTGCGTCGCGGGCCCGTCCGATCGGGCTCGCGTCTTCACGCCGATCCTTCCGTACCCGATTAATGGTTTAACTGCTATGTCATCTTCCCGTCCCGGTTTCGGCTGCAGCTGGTTGCCCTATGCGTTGGTGCTGCCGCAACTGCTGATTACCGCCGTCTTCTTTTTATGGCCCGCCGGCGAGGCGCTGTGGTATTCGGTGCAGAGCCTCGATCCGTTCGGCCTGTCCAGCCAGTTTGTCGGGCTGGATAACTTTAAGCAGCTGTTCCAGGATCCTTACTACCTCGACTCGTTCTACACCACGCTGATCTTCAGCTTCCTGGTGGCAGGCATCGGGCTGACGGTGTCGCTGTTCTTTGCCGCGCTGGTGGACTATGTGCTGCGCGGCAGCCGCCTCTATCGCACGCTGATGATCCTGCCCTATGCGGTGGCGCCGGCGGTGGCGGCGGTGCTGTGGATCTTTCTGTTCAACCCCGGCCTGGGGTTGATCACCCATTTCCTCAACGGGCTGGGCTATAACTGGAACCATGCGCAAAACAGCGGCCAGGCGATGTTTCTGGTGGTGCTGGCCTCGGTATGGCAGCAGATAAGCTATAACTTCCTGTTTTTCCTCGCGGCGCTGCAGTCGATCCCGCGCTCGCTGGTGGAGGCGGCGGCCATCGACGGCGCCGGCCCGGTGCGGCGTTTCTTCCATCTGGTGCTGCCGCTGATCGCGCCGGTGAGCTTCTTCCTGCTGGTGGTCAATCTGGTGTACGCCTTCTTCGATACCTTCCCGGTGATCGACGCCGCCACCGGCGGCGGGCCGGTGCAGTCCACCACCACGTTGATCTACAAGATCTACCGCGAGGGCTTCGCCGGATTGGATCTCTCCAGCTCTGCCGCGCAGTCGGTGATCCTGATGCTGCTGGTGATCGGCCTGACGGTGATCCAGTTCCGCTTTGTTGAACGTAAGGTGCGCTATCAATGATTGAGAATCGACGCGGGCTGGATATCTTCAGCCATGTGATGCTGATTATCGGCGTGCTGGTGGTGCTGTTCCCGCTGTACGTGGCCTTTGTCGCCGCCACGCTGGACGACAAACAGGTGTTTCAGGTGCCGATGACGCTGGTGCCCGGCGGCCACCTGTGGGAGAACATCCGCAATATCTGGCAGGGCGGCGTGGGCAACCTCAAGGTGCCGTTCTCGCTGCTGCTGCTGAACAGCGTGATCATGGCGCTGGCGATCACCTTCGGCAAGATCGCGGTGTCGGTGCTGTCGGCTTACGCCATCGTGTACTTCCGCTTTCCGCTGCGCAGCCTGTTCTTCTGGCTGATTTTCCTCACCCTGATGCTGCCGGTGGAGGTGCGTATTTTCCCGACGGTGGAGGTGATCTCCAACCTCAACCTGCTGGACAGCTACACCGGCCTGACGCTGCCGCTGATGGCCTCGGCCACCGCGACCTTCCTGCTGCGCCAGTTCTTCATGACGCTGCCGGATGAGCTGCTGGAGGCGGCGCGCATCGACGGCGCCGGGCCGATGCGTTTCTTCTGGGACATCGTGCTGCCGCTGTCGAAAACCAATCTGGCGGCGCTGTTCGTCATCACCTTTATCTACGGCTGGAACCAATACCTGTGGCCGATCCTGATCACCAGCGACGTCTCGATGGGCACCGCGGTGGCGGGCATCAAGAGCATGATCTCCACTTCCGGCGCGCCGACCCAGTGGAACCAGGTGATGGCGGCGATGATTCTGACTTTATTGCCACCGCTGGCGGTGGTGCTTCTGATGCAGCGCTGGTTTGTGCGCGGTCTGGTTGATAGCGAGAAATAACGACGATGGCAGGATTAAAACTACAGGCGGTCACCAAGTCTTACGACGGTAAAACGCCGGTGATCAAACAGATCGACCTCGATGTGGCGGACGGCGAATTCATCGTGATGGTCGGCCCGTCCGGCTGCGGCAAATCCACGCTGCTGCGGATGGTGGCCGGACTGGAACGCACCACCAGCGGCGATATCTATATCGATACCCGGCGCGTGACCGATCTGGAGCCCAAGGATCGCGGCATCGCGATGGTGTTCCAGAACTACGCGCTCTATCCGCACATGAGCGTGTACGACAACATGGCCTACGGCCTCAAGATCCGCGGTTTCGGCAAGGATCATATCCGCCAGCGGGTGGAGGAGGCGGCGCGCATCCTGGAGCTGGAGCCGCTGCTCAAACGCAAACCGCGCGAGCTTTCCGGCGGCCAGCGCCAGCGCGTGGCGATGGGGCGCGCCATCGTGCGCGAACCGGCGGTATTCCTGTTCGATGAGCCGCTGTCCAATCTGGACGCCAAGCTGCGGGTGCAGATGCGCCTGGAGCTGCAACAGCTGCATCGTCGTCTGAAAACCACCAGCCTGTACGTGACCCACGATCAGGTGGAGGCGATGACGCTGGCGCAGCGGGTCATCGTAATGAACAAGGGCGTGGCGGAGCAGATCGGTACCCCGAGCGAAGTGTATCAGCGGCCGGCTTCGCTGTTTGTCGCTAGCTTTATCGGATCGCCGGCGATGAACCTCTTGCCCGGCACCCTCAGTGCCGACGGCGGCCAGCTGCTGCTGGCGGACGGTATGGTGCTGCCGTTGCCGGCAGCCAAACCGCAGTGGGCAGGGCGGCAGTTGACGTTGGGCATTCGGCCGGAGCATATTCAACTGGTAGCGCAAGGCCAGGGCGTGCCGCTGCAGTTGCAGACGCTGGAACTGCTGGGGGCCGACAATTTGGCGCACGGCCAGTGGGGCGGCCACGGGGTGATCGCGCGACTGTCGCATGAAACCTTGCCGGCGGCGGGCAGTACGCTATATTTGCAGCTGCCTGCTCAGGCGCTGCACTTCTTTGATACCCACAGCGGATTACGGATGGATTGATGACTAGACCCTGGCCTTACCCTCATATCGTCGCCCACCGCGGCGGCGGTTCTCTGGCGCCGGAAAACACCCTGGCGGCGATCGACGTCGGCGCGCGCCACGGCCACAAGATGATCGAGTTCGACGCCAAGCTGGCGCAAGACGGGCAAATTTTCCTGCTGCACGACGATACGCTGGATCGCACCAGCAACGGCTGGGGCGTGGCGGGCGAACTGCCGTGGGACAAACTGGTGCAGCTGGACGCCGGCAACTGGTACAGCTCGGCCTTCAAGGGCGAGCGGTTGCCGCTGTTGTCGGAGGTGGCGGAACGCTGCCGGGAACACGGCCTGATGGCCAATATCGAGATCAAGCCGACCACCGGCAGCGACGATGAAACCGGCCGGGTGGTGGCGCTGGCGGCGCGGCTGCTGTGGCAAGGGCAGACCGACCCGCTGCTTTCCTCCTTCTCGGTAGAAGCGCTGGCGGCGGCGCAGCGCACCGTACCGGATTTGCCGCGTGGCCTGCTGCTCGAGGACTGGGACGACAACTGGCGCGAGCTGACCGAACGCCTGGACTGCGTCTCGCTGCATATCGACCACAAAGCGCTGACCGCCGAGCGGGTGAAAGCGTTGAAAGACGCCGGGCTGCGCATTTTGGTGTATACCGTCAACCAGCCGGATCGCGCGCGCCTGCTGCTCGACTGGGGCGTTGACTGCATTTGCACCGACCGGATAGATTTGATCGGCTCGGAGTTTTAATCCGGCACCGATGAATCCCGCGACGACAAGCCTTGCCGCCGCACCACCGGAAGGAATGCGATGCCTGG
The sequence above is drawn from the Serratia sp. FDAARGOS_506 genome and encodes:
- the ugpB gene encoding sn-glycerol-3-phosphate ABC transporter substrate-binding protein UgpB encodes the protein MLTYAIRKTTLCVALTLAVSTQALAATEIPFWHSMEGELGKEVDSLADRFNQSHSDVKIVPVYKGNYEQSLAAGIAAYRSGKAPAILQVYEVGTATMMASKAIKPVYEVFKEAGINFDESVFVPTVAGYYTDNKSGHLLSQPFNSSTPVLYYNKDAFKKAGLNPDQPPKTWQELAADTAKLREAGMKCGYASGWQGWIQLENFSAWHGVPFASENNGFGGTNAKLEFNKPLQVKHIELLEAMNKKGDFTYFGRKDESTEKFYNGDCAITTASSGSLADIKHYAKFNYGVGMMPYDADAKNAPQNAIIGGASLWVMNGKDAATYKGVAEFLQYLAQPEIAAEWHQKTGYLPITTAAYDLTKQQGFYDKNPGADVATRQMLNKPPLPFTKGLRLGNMPQIRSVVDEELEGVWTGKKTPQQALDAAVQRGDALLRRFEASTK
- the ugpA gene encoding sn-glycerol-3-phosphate ABC transporter permease UgpA, with amino-acid sequence MSSSRPGFGCSWLPYALVLPQLLITAVFFLWPAGEALWYSVQSLDPFGLSSQFVGLDNFKQLFQDPYYLDSFYTTLIFSFLVAGIGLTVSLFFAALVDYVLRGSRLYRTLMILPYAVAPAVAAVLWIFLFNPGLGLITHFLNGLGYNWNHAQNSGQAMFLVVLASVWQQISYNFLFFLAALQSIPRSLVEAAAIDGAGPVRRFFHLVLPLIAPVSFFLLVVNLVYAFFDTFPVIDAATGGGPVQSTTTLIYKIYREGFAGLDLSSSAAQSVILMLLVIGLTVIQFRFVERKVRYQ
- the ugpE gene encoding sn-glycerol-3-phosphate ABC transporter permease UgpE, whose translation is MIENRRGLDIFSHVMLIIGVLVVLFPLYVAFVAATLDDKQVFQVPMTLVPGGHLWENIRNIWQGGVGNLKVPFSLLLLNSVIMALAITFGKIAVSVLSAYAIVYFRFPLRSLFFWLIFLTLMLPVEVRIFPTVEVISNLNLLDSYTGLTLPLMASATATFLLRQFFMTLPDELLEAARIDGAGPMRFFWDIVLPLSKTNLAALFVITFIYGWNQYLWPILITSDVSMGTAVAGIKSMISTSGAPTQWNQVMAAMILTLLPPLAVVLLMQRWFVRGLVDSEK
- a CDS encoding sn-glycerol-3-phosphate import ATP-binding protein UgpC; the protein is MAGLKLQAVTKSYDGKTPVIKQIDLDVADGEFIVMVGPSGCGKSTLLRMVAGLERTTSGDIYIDTRRVTDLEPKDRGIAMVFQNYALYPHMSVYDNMAYGLKIRGFGKDHIRQRVEEAARILELEPLLKRKPRELSGGQRQRVAMGRAIVREPAVFLFDEPLSNLDAKLRVQMRLELQQLHRRLKTTSLYVTHDQVEAMTLAQRVIVMNKGVAEQIGTPSEVYQRPASLFVASFIGSPAMNLLPGTLSADGGQLLLADGMVLPLPAAKPQWAGRQLTLGIRPEHIQLVAQGQGVPLQLQTLELLGADNLAHGQWGGHGVIARLSHETLPAAGSTLYLQLPAQALHFFDTHSGLRMD
- the ugpQ gene encoding glycerophosphodiester phosphodiesterase; the protein is MTRPWPYPHIVAHRGGGSLAPENTLAAIDVGARHGHKMIEFDAKLAQDGQIFLLHDDTLDRTSNGWGVAGELPWDKLVQLDAGNWYSSAFKGERLPLLSEVAERCREHGLMANIEIKPTTGSDDETGRVVALAARLLWQGQTDPLLSSFSVEALAAAQRTVPDLPRGLLLEDWDDNWRELTERLDCVSLHIDHKALTAERVKALKDAGLRILVYTVNQPDRARLLLDWGVDCICTDRIDLIGSEF